From a region of the Corallococcus coralloides DSM 2259 genome:
- a CDS encoding AAA family ATPase gives MESAAPAPLPPSDATPEDLRAVEELAQARNAIVEQIEKRVVGQRDVVEHLLISLFSRGHCLFVGVPGLAKTLLISTLADVLNLSFNRIQFTPDLMPSDITGTDILEEDKTTGRRSFRFMQGPLFANIILADEVNRTPPKTQAALLQAMQEYRVTAGGRTYPLELPFLVFATQNPIEQEGTYPLPEAQLDRFMFLVDVGYPTAEEEVQIVKSTTAGAPPKLEKILSPERILALQELVRRVPVPDHVVRFAVDLVRHTRPKEAGVPDFVAKNVSWGAGPRASQYLVLAAKARAILNGRFVATVEDVRALARPVLRHRVLPNFTAESDGITSVKLIDQLLTVVKG, from the coding sequence ATGGAAAGCGCCGCCCCCGCCCCTCTTCCCCCGTCCGACGCCACCCCCGAGGACCTGCGCGCCGTCGAGGAGCTTGCCCAGGCCCGCAACGCCATCGTCGAGCAGATTGAAAAGCGCGTCGTCGGCCAGCGGGACGTGGTGGAGCACCTGCTGATTTCGCTCTTCAGCCGCGGCCACTGCCTCTTCGTGGGCGTGCCGGGCCTGGCGAAGACGCTGCTCATCTCCACGCTGGCGGACGTGCTCAACCTGTCCTTCAACCGCATCCAGTTCACGCCGGACCTGATGCCGTCGGACATCACCGGCACGGACATCCTGGAAGAGGACAAGACCACCGGCCGCCGCTCCTTCCGCTTCATGCAGGGCCCGCTGTTCGCGAACATCATCCTCGCGGACGAGGTGAACCGCACGCCGCCCAAGACGCAGGCCGCGCTCCTCCAGGCCATGCAGGAGTACCGCGTCACCGCCGGTGGCCGCACGTACCCGCTGGAGCTGCCCTTCCTCGTCTTCGCGACGCAGAACCCCATCGAGCAGGAGGGCACCTATCCCCTCCCCGAAGCGCAGCTGGACCGCTTCATGTTCCTGGTGGACGTGGGCTACCCCACCGCCGAGGAGGAGGTGCAGATCGTCAAGAGCACCACCGCCGGCGCGCCGCCGAAGCTGGAGAAGATCCTCTCCCCCGAGCGCATCCTCGCCCTCCAGGAGCTGGTGCGCCGCGTGCCGGTGCCGGACCACGTGGTGCGCTTCGCGGTGGATCTGGTGCGCCACACGCGTCCCAAGGAAGCGGGCGTGCCGGACTTCGTGGCGAAGAACGTGTCCTGGGGCGCGGGTCCGCGTGCGAGCCAGTACCTGGTGCTCGCGGCCAAGGCGCGCGCCATCCTCAACGGCCGCTTCGTGGCCACGGTGGAGGACGTGCGCGCGCTGGCGAGGCCCGTGCTGCGCCACCGCGTGCTGCCCAACTTCACCGCGGAGAGCGACGGCATCACGTCCGTGAAGCTCATCGACCAGCTCCTCACGGTGGTGAAGGGCTAG
- a CDS encoding DUF58 domain-containing protein, whose protein sequence is MALLDAQTLSRLQGVKLRARAVMEGVLSGLHKSPHQGQSVEFAEHKEYAPGDELRHLDWKAYGKFDKYYVKRFEHETNLRSVMVVDASASMGYQSGAMSKLEVAKTLAGALCYLLVRQQDAAGLAVMVGGAFKDVPPRASAGHLNVLLDTLEHTKAQGPTDLGSAADHLAEVLPRRSTVIVLSDLLDERQEALKRILALRQRKNDVAVFHLVDPAELTFPFDDPTLFLDMEGEGRIEVNPREIKQSYLEEFGAFLADVKAKCAEADVDYELVRTDERLDEVLLRFLGRRGRRR, encoded by the coding sequence ATGGCGCTGCTCGACGCCCAGACGCTGTCCCGCCTCCAGGGCGTGAAGCTGCGCGCCCGCGCCGTGATGGAGGGCGTGCTGTCCGGCCTCCACAAGAGCCCCCATCAGGGCCAGAGCGTGGAGTTCGCCGAGCACAAGGAGTACGCCCCCGGCGACGAGCTGCGCCACCTGGACTGGAAGGCCTACGGCAAGTTCGACAAGTACTACGTCAAGCGCTTCGAGCATGAGACGAACCTGCGCTCGGTGATGGTCGTGGATGCGTCCGCGTCCATGGGCTACCAGAGCGGCGCGATGTCCAAGCTGGAGGTGGCCAAGACGCTCGCGGGCGCGCTCTGCTACCTGCTCGTACGCCAGCAGGACGCGGCGGGCCTGGCCGTCATGGTGGGCGGCGCGTTCAAGGACGTGCCGCCCCGCGCCTCCGCCGGACACCTCAACGTGCTGCTGGACACGCTGGAGCACACGAAAGCCCAAGGCCCCACGGACCTGGGCAGCGCGGCGGATCATCTGGCCGAGGTGCTGCCACGGCGCTCCACGGTCATCGTGCTGTCGGACCTGCTGGATGAACGGCAGGAGGCGCTCAAGCGCATCCTGGCCCTGCGGCAGCGCAAGAACGACGTAGCGGTGTTCCACCTGGTGGATCCGGCGGAGCTGACGTTCCCCTTCGACGACCCCACGCTCTTCCTGGACATGGAGGGCGAGGGCCGCATCGAGGTGAACCCGCGCGAAATCAAGCAGAGCTACCTGGAGGAGTTCGGCGCGTTCCTCGCGGACGTGAAGGCGAAGTGCGCCGAAGCCGACGTGGACTACGAGTTGGTGCGGACGGACGAGCGGCTGGATGAGGTGCTGCTGCGCTTCCTGGGACGCCGAGGGAGGCGCCGGTGA
- a CDS encoding BatA domain-containing protein, giving the protein MTFGNPWFLLGALGALIPVLVHLFDRRRPRAHPFGPLAFVLRSQKRTASRLKLKRLLLYALRTLILLAIPIALARPEFTRDAQAATVTRGPAATAVILDASLSMRWSDGTSNFEKGRDEARDALKDLLPEEPATVMVCTASPEAPPPPGFDRARLRALVDEAKPTYGTADLSRCLDMAARSLEENPMPGKRLVVVSDMTGSGFRLEAPPPTVKGPTGAMVKPEVVLRDVASGREVLDNHALVDLRVEPALQAGPRAYQFTFTVRNFGATPAKDLEAAVRVGESTLAKGFVDVPAGGTTQKTLTVRFPQGGTVVGQVTLAQDALAEDDRRAFVLPVPRGLKALVVNGSPHATRYRDEAFFVDAALTSPGSPVDVAVRDAEVGLREDFSAYDLVLLLNTPAPSEEEARKLAAFVENGGGLFVSVGDHVNPEAYNSRLGTLLPRPLRLVRTSAEREDPDAETKTAKLAQVKVDHPLFAPFTGRAEEGLIGARFYKYMLLEADSPSAPGTSQVLATYEDGAPAVAVARRGKGRVALFTSTVDRDWSDFAIRTSFLPLMQRFAAYLTGSLEEREEVRVRVGETVTLRPEGTQKVAGVRAPDGTELPVKAQPDGSFVAGPTVEPGVHAVLGADGKPVAALDFAATLDPAESDLTRVPPDTLTAYFGEDTVKASTGDADKPAVPLWTWLILAACLAFFFEGTLLRK; this is encoded by the coding sequence GTGACGTTCGGCAATCCGTGGTTCCTCCTGGGCGCGCTGGGTGCGCTCATCCCCGTGCTGGTGCACCTGTTCGACCGGCGCCGGCCGAGGGCGCATCCGTTCGGACCGCTCGCGTTCGTGCTGCGCAGCCAGAAGCGCACGGCGAGCCGGCTCAAGCTGAAGCGGCTGCTGCTGTACGCGCTGCGCACGCTCATCCTGCTGGCGATTCCCATCGCGCTGGCGCGGCCGGAGTTCACCCGCGACGCGCAGGCGGCCACGGTGACGCGCGGCCCGGCGGCCACGGCGGTCATCCTGGATGCGTCGCTGTCCATGCGCTGGTCGGACGGCACGTCCAACTTCGAGAAGGGCCGCGACGAGGCGCGCGACGCGCTCAAGGACCTGCTGCCGGAGGAGCCCGCGACGGTGATGGTGTGCACGGCGTCGCCGGAAGCGCCCCCGCCGCCGGGCTTCGACCGGGCACGGCTGCGCGCACTGGTGGACGAGGCGAAGCCCACCTACGGCACGGCGGACCTTTCGCGCTGCCTGGACATGGCCGCCCGGTCGCTGGAGGAGAACCCGATGCCGGGCAAGCGCCTGGTGGTGGTCTCCGACATGACGGGCTCTGGCTTCCGGCTGGAAGCGCCGCCGCCCACGGTGAAGGGGCCCACGGGCGCCATGGTGAAGCCAGAGGTCGTGCTGCGCGACGTGGCGTCCGGACGCGAGGTGTTGGACAACCACGCGCTGGTGGACCTGCGGGTGGAGCCCGCGCTGCAGGCGGGACCGCGCGCGTACCAGTTCACGTTCACGGTGCGGAACTTTGGCGCGACGCCGGCCAAGGACCTGGAGGCCGCGGTGCGTGTGGGCGAGTCCACGCTGGCCAAGGGCTTCGTGGACGTGCCCGCGGGCGGCACGACGCAGAAGACGCTGACGGTGCGCTTCCCGCAGGGCGGCACGGTGGTGGGACAGGTGACGCTCGCGCAGGACGCCCTGGCGGAGGATGACCGGCGGGCCTTCGTGCTGCCGGTGCCGCGCGGGCTGAAGGCGCTGGTGGTGAACGGCTCGCCGCACGCGACGCGCTACCGGGACGAGGCCTTCTTCGTGGACGCGGCGCTCACGTCGCCGGGCTCGCCGGTGGACGTGGCGGTGCGCGACGCGGAGGTGGGGCTGCGCGAGGACTTCAGCGCGTACGACCTGGTGCTGCTGCTCAACACCCCGGCGCCGTCCGAGGAGGAAGCGCGGAAGCTGGCGGCCTTCGTGGAGAACGGCGGCGGCCTCTTCGTGAGCGTGGGCGACCACGTGAACCCGGAGGCGTACAACTCACGGCTGGGCACGCTCCTGCCGCGCCCCCTGCGCCTGGTGCGCACGAGCGCCGAGCGCGAGGACCCGGACGCGGAGACGAAGACGGCGAAGCTGGCGCAGGTGAAGGTGGACCATCCGCTGTTCGCGCCCTTCACGGGCCGCGCGGAGGAGGGGCTCATCGGGGCGCGCTTCTACAAGTACATGCTGCTGGAGGCGGACAGCCCGTCCGCGCCGGGCACCAGCCAGGTGCTGGCCACGTACGAGGACGGAGCGCCGGCGGTGGCGGTGGCTCGCCGGGGCAAGGGCCGCGTGGCGCTGTTCACCAGCACGGTGGACCGCGACTGGAGCGACTTCGCCATCCGCACGAGCTTCCTGCCGCTGATGCAGCGCTTCGCCGCGTACCTCACGGGCTCGCTGGAGGAGCGCGAGGAGGTGCGCGTGCGCGTGGGCGAGACGGTGACACTGCGCCCGGAGGGCACGCAGAAGGTGGCGGGCGTGCGCGCGCCGGACGGCACCGAGCTTCCGGTGAAGGCACAGCCGGACGGTTCGTTCGTGGCGGGCCCCACGGTGGAGCCGGGCGTGCACGCGGTGCTGGGCGCGGACGGAAAGCCCGTGGCCGCGCTGGACTTCGCCGCCACGCTGGACCCGGCGGAGAGCGACCTGACCCGCGTGCCGCCGGACACGCTGACGGCCTATTTCGGCGAGGACACGGTGAAGGCCTCCACGGGGGACGCGGACAAGCCCGCGGTGCCGCTGTGGACGTGGCTCATCCTGGCCGCGTGCCTGGCGTTCTTCTTCGAAGGCACCCTGCTCCGAAAGTAG
- the nagZ gene encoding beta-N-acetylhexosaminidase, with translation MVGFPGTRIDADLAALMDDGIYGAILFKRNVGTAAETAALCRDIKTRAGRPFILSVDQEGGRVARLRGEPFTALPPMRELGQRGDEALAERVGRLLAHELRAVGFDWDFAPVLDVDTNPANPVIGDRSFSRDPVEVGRLGVALAKGLEAGGVASCGKHFPGHGDTTTDSHLTLPKLPHDLERLRRVELVPFQAFAKAGLASLMTAHVLFDALEQGVPATMSHRALHDLLRKELGFDGVLVSDDLEMKAIADHYSVAEAAVQGTLAGVDLFLVCHKADVQRTAIEALVKAVESGRVPRERITEAHRRLDALAARFAHPAEDRLATLGDAEHRSLAEGLASAFTGKDPTEVMLASR, from the coding sequence ATGGTGGGCTTCCCTGGCACCCGCATCGACGCCGACCTCGCGGCGCTGATGGACGACGGCATCTACGGCGCCATCCTCTTCAAGCGCAACGTGGGCACCGCGGCGGAGACCGCGGCGCTGTGCCGTGACATCAAGACGCGCGCGGGCCGGCCCTTCATCCTCTCCGTGGACCAGGAGGGCGGCCGGGTGGCGCGCCTTCGCGGTGAGCCCTTCACCGCCCTGCCTCCCATGCGCGAGCTGGGACAGCGCGGCGACGAAGCCCTGGCCGAGCGCGTGGGCCGGCTGCTCGCGCACGAGCTGCGCGCCGTGGGCTTCGATTGGGACTTCGCGCCCGTGCTCGACGTGGACACCAACCCGGCCAACCCCGTGATTGGCGACCGCAGCTTCAGCCGCGACCCGGTGGAGGTGGGCCGGCTGGGCGTGGCGCTCGCGAAGGGACTGGAGGCCGGCGGCGTGGCGTCCTGCGGAAAGCACTTCCCCGGTCACGGCGACACGACGACGGACAGCCACCTCACCCTGCCGAAGCTGCCGCACGACCTGGAGCGCCTGCGCCGCGTGGAGCTGGTGCCGTTCCAGGCCTTCGCGAAGGCGGGGCTCGCGTCGCTGATGACCGCGCACGTGCTGTTCGACGCGCTGGAGCAGGGCGTCCCGGCCACCATGAGCCACCGCGCGCTGCACGACCTGCTGCGCAAGGAGCTGGGCTTCGACGGCGTGCTCGTCTCCGACGACCTGGAGATGAAGGCCATCGCGGACCACTACTCCGTGGCGGAGGCCGCGGTGCAGGGCACGCTCGCGGGCGTGGACCTGTTCCTCGTGTGCCACAAGGCGGACGTGCAGCGCACCGCCATCGAAGCGCTGGTGAAGGCGGTGGAGTCCGGCCGCGTCCCGCGCGAGCGCATCACCGAAGCGCACCGGCGCCTGGACGCGCTCGCCGCCCGCTTCGCGCACCCCGCCGAGGACCGGCTCGCCACGCTGGGCGACGCGGAGCACCGCTCGCTGGCCGAGGGCCTTGCCAGTGCCTTCACCGGCAAGGACCCCACGGAGGTCATGCTCGCGTCGCGTTAG
- the bcp gene encoding thioredoxin-dependent thiol peroxidase, with amino-acid sequence MPMPQAGDKAPGFSLPDQSGATVSLSQFKGRHVVLYFYPKDATPGCTTEACDFRDEHSALVKAGAVVLGVSPDSVASHQKFATKQGLPFSLLADPDHALADAYGVWGEKSLYGRKFMGLIRATFLIGPDAKVVRVWPKVKVAGHVAEVLSTLQGGASSEAAPAPKKVPAKAPAAKKASAAEAKPAAVKKPAAKKAPAAKGAAKKGARA; translated from the coding sequence ATGCCCATGCCCCAAGCAGGTGACAAGGCCCCCGGCTTCTCGCTCCCCGACCAGAGCGGCGCCACCGTCTCCCTCTCGCAGTTCAAGGGGCGGCACGTCGTCCTCTACTTCTATCCGAAGGACGCGACCCCCGGCTGCACCACGGAGGCGTGCGACTTTCGCGATGAGCACTCCGCGCTGGTGAAGGCCGGCGCGGTGGTGCTGGGCGTGTCGCCGGACAGCGTCGCGTCCCACCAGAAGTTCGCCACGAAACAGGGGCTGCCGTTCTCGCTCCTGGCAGACCCGGACCACGCGTTGGCGGACGCGTACGGCGTGTGGGGAGAGAAGTCCCTCTATGGCCGCAAGTTCATGGGCCTCATCCGCGCGACCTTCCTCATTGGCCCGGACGCGAAGGTCGTCCGCGTGTGGCCCAAGGTGAAGGTGGCCGGCCACGTCGCGGAGGTCCTGTCCACGCTCCAGGGCGGTGCGTCCTCCGAAGCGGCTCCGGCCCCGAAGAAGGTTCCGGCGAAGGCTCCGGCCGCGAAGAAGGCCTCCGCGGCGGAGGCGAAGCCGGCGGCTGTCAAGAAACCGGCGGCGAAGAAGGCTCCGGCGGCGAAGGGCGCGGCCAAGAAGGGCGCTCGCGCCTGA
- a CDS encoding response regulator — protein sequence MAPRILVVDDNQELLSLLTQLFEDAGYEVVGASRGKQAIEAARAQPPGCAVLDILLPDMMGYHLADTLRKDNPQLPLLFITGVFKGGKHATEARQKYQAAGYFEKPFEAQKLLEAVAKVLPAEKKVPAASMADAFEVELDIDVEEEGPQDAMELTGRIKVTGGGNLTAEIRGANLTATPMQKVPTTQVRPPTPGRPPDPLPVGAGAPGSRRGELRDNLPSLLTAFYLSRETGELGVQRGKVKKVVYFENGTPVFALSNLLADRFGQFLVRVGKIKPEQLQDASAVAAQSHRRTGDVLVERGLLKDTERLYYVGQQVKAIIYSVFSWEEGTYVMSFKEKASSESIKLDVHPANLIVRGIKKLYKPERLRRLLQPEDRLIPAVAPAYGLNEVELERWEAELLPKIDGNRVVAELLAFANRPEHVVYGFLVSMMALGILDKRS from the coding sequence ATGGCGCCTCGAATCCTCGTCGTGGACGACAACCAGGAGCTCCTCTCCCTCCTCACGCAGCTGTTCGAGGACGCCGGGTATGAGGTGGTGGGCGCCAGCCGTGGCAAGCAGGCCATCGAGGCCGCCCGCGCCCAGCCGCCCGGCTGTGCTGTCTTGGACATCCTGCTGCCGGACATGATGGGCTATCACCTGGCGGACACGCTGCGGAAGGACAACCCCCAGCTGCCGCTGCTCTTCATCACCGGCGTCTTCAAGGGCGGCAAGCACGCCACCGAGGCGCGCCAGAAGTACCAGGCCGCCGGCTACTTCGAGAAACCCTTCGAGGCCCAGAAGCTGCTGGAAGCGGTGGCCAAGGTCCTGCCCGCGGAGAAGAAGGTCCCCGCCGCCTCCATGGCCGACGCCTTCGAGGTGGAGCTGGACATCGACGTGGAGGAGGAGGGCCCGCAGGACGCCATGGAGCTGACCGGCCGCATCAAGGTCACCGGCGGCGGCAACCTCACGGCCGAAATCCGCGGCGCCAACCTCACCGCCACGCCCATGCAGAAGGTGCCCACCACCCAGGTGCGCCCCCCCACGCCGGGCCGCCCGCCGGATCCGCTGCCGGTGGGCGCGGGCGCTCCGGGCAGCCGCCGGGGCGAATTGAGGGACAACCTGCCCTCGCTGCTCACCGCCTTCTACCTGTCGCGCGAGACGGGCGAGCTGGGCGTGCAGCGCGGCAAGGTGAAGAAGGTCGTCTACTTCGAGAACGGCACCCCGGTGTTCGCGCTCTCCAACCTGCTGGCGGACCGCTTCGGGCAGTTCCTGGTGCGCGTGGGGAAGATCAAACCCGAGCAGCTCCAGGACGCGTCCGCCGTCGCCGCGCAGAGCCACCGGCGCACCGGTGACGTGCTGGTGGAGCGCGGCCTGCTCAAGGACACCGAGCGGCTGTACTACGTGGGCCAGCAGGTGAAGGCCATCATCTACTCGGTCTTCTCCTGGGAGGAGGGCACGTACGTGATGAGCTTCAAGGAGAAGGCCTCCTCGGAGTCCATCAAGCTGGACGTGCACCCGGCGAATCTCATCGTCCGGGGCATCAAGAAGCTCTACAAGCCGGAGCGCCTGCGCCGCCTGCTCCAGCCCGAGGACCGGCTCATCCCCGCCGTCGCTCCCGCCTACGGCCTCAACGAGGTGGAGCTGGAGCGCTGGGAGGCGGAGCTCTTGCCGAAGATCGACGGCAACCGCGTGGTGGCGGAGCTGCTCGCGTTCGCCAACCGCCCGGAGCACGTCGTCTACGGCTTCCTGGTGTCGATGATGGCGCTGGGCATCCTGGACAAGCGCTCGTAA
- a CDS encoding MXAN_6627.5 family MYXO-CTERM protein: protein MSSLLARISPAGLLAGLLLFSPLTVLAQEGPQQDAGQPDDPNSPEGDDNTGRVPTDCRSTSDCAPRFSCNAGKCKYTGIRQAETQGCMLGPQAALMVLGVAAVAGSRRRR from the coding sequence ATGTCCTCCCTTCTCGCCCGCATCTCCCCGGCAGGGCTCCTGGCCGGGCTCCTCCTGTTCTCCCCCCTGACGGTCCTGGCCCAGGAGGGTCCGCAGCAGGACGCGGGCCAGCCGGACGATCCGAACTCCCCGGAAGGGGATGACAACACCGGGCGCGTGCCCACGGACTGCCGCAGCACCAGCGACTGCGCGCCGCGCTTCAGCTGCAACGCGGGCAAGTGCAAGTACACCGGCATCCGCCAGGCGGAGACGCAGGGTTGCATGTTGGGCCCGCAGGCGGCGCTGATGGTGCTGGGCGTGGCCGCCGTGGCAGGCTCGCGGCGGCGCCGGTAG
- a CDS encoding class I SAM-dependent methyltransferase yields the protein MRLGLKADNLLERVADFLNLAPQPLAHVFFGMMASRTLMAGARLGVYAALADGAATAEALAARLKTSTEGMRALLEALIACEVVELSRGRFRLAPRARRWLDPRSPQAITAFLEFNYAQWDWWGQLETAVKSGQSVDIHQFAPDDPRWRDYIQAMYQLARLASPEVAAAIPLPRGARHLLDLGGAHGWYAAELCRMHRGLKATVVDLEGSVRVGRDIIAQAGLSHRVTHKEGDVLNAELGGPYDGVLLFQVMHHLTPAQNVALLRRVRGAMVSRGTLAVLEYLREERDTQSTSAPLIGLHYFLTSGAASYTPAEVEGFLDDAGFKVQSTRPIRHLPLQTLIIAQPD from the coding sequence ATGCGGCTGGGCCTGAAGGCGGACAACCTCCTGGAGCGGGTAGCGGACTTCCTCAACCTGGCGCCGCAGCCCCTGGCGCACGTCTTCTTCGGGATGATGGCGTCGCGGACGCTGATGGCCGGGGCCAGGCTGGGCGTCTACGCGGCGCTGGCGGACGGCGCGGCGACGGCGGAGGCGCTGGCGGCGCGGCTCAAGACGAGCACGGAAGGCATGCGGGCGCTCCTCGAAGCGCTCATCGCCTGCGAGGTGGTGGAGCTGAGCCGGGGCCGTTTCCGGCTGGCGCCCCGGGCGCGGCGGTGGCTGGACCCGCGCTCGCCGCAGGCCATCACGGCGTTCCTGGAGTTCAACTACGCGCAGTGGGACTGGTGGGGGCAGCTGGAGACCGCGGTGAAGAGCGGTCAGTCGGTGGACATCCACCAGTTCGCGCCGGACGACCCGCGCTGGCGCGACTACATCCAGGCCATGTACCAGCTGGCGCGGCTGGCCTCGCCGGAGGTGGCGGCGGCCATTCCCCTGCCCCGGGGCGCCAGGCACCTGTTGGACCTGGGCGGCGCGCATGGCTGGTACGCGGCGGAGCTGTGCCGGATGCACCGGGGGCTGAAGGCCACGGTGGTGGACCTGGAGGGCAGCGTGCGCGTGGGGCGGGACATCATCGCCCAGGCGGGGCTGTCGCACCGGGTGACGCACAAGGAAGGGGACGTGCTGAACGCGGAGCTGGGCGGGCCGTATGACGGCGTGCTGCTGTTCCAGGTGATGCACCACCTGACGCCCGCGCAGAACGTGGCGCTCCTCAGGCGCGTGCGCGGGGCCATGGTGTCGAGGGGCACGCTCGCGGTGCTGGAGTACCTGCGCGAGGAGCGGGACACGCAGAGCACGTCCGCGCCGCTCATCGGGTTGCACTACTTCCTCACGTCGGGAGCGGCGTCGTACACGCCCGCGGAGGTCGAGGGCTTCCTGGATGACGCGGGTTTCAAGGTGCAGAGCACGCGGCCCATCCGGCATCTGCCCTTGCAGACGTTGATCATCGCGCAGCCGGACTGA
- a CDS encoding Uma2 family endonuclease: MAYGAKPLGGPATLADIEALPEGVVGEIIDGTLYAHARPRAGHMDLVGALIDGLRGPFQRGQNGPGGWWVLAEPGIQVEGAPEFSPDLAGWRRERMPVLPGGRCKVVPDWACEILSPTTRAYDTRIKRPFYARIGIQHLWFIDLEARTLTVSALHDGRWAEVGVYGDDDVIRAAPFDAIELRLGEWWPVTDAT, encoded by the coding sequence ATGGCCTATGGCGCGAAACCACTCGGGGGTCCGGCGACCCTCGCGGACATCGAGGCCCTGCCCGAGGGCGTGGTGGGCGAGATCATCGATGGAACGTTGTATGCGCATGCGCGGCCCCGGGCCGGGCACATGGACCTGGTGGGTGCGCTGATTGATGGGCTGCGAGGCCCCTTCCAGCGCGGCCAGAACGGTCCGGGCGGTTGGTGGGTGCTGGCGGAGCCGGGCATCCAGGTGGAGGGAGCGCCGGAGTTCAGTCCGGACCTCGCCGGGTGGCGGCGCGAGCGGATGCCCGTGCTGCCGGGCGGAAGGTGCAAGGTCGTCCCGGACTGGGCCTGCGAAATCCTGTCACCGACCACGCGGGCCTACGACACGCGCATCAAACGGCCGTTCTACGCGCGCATCGGCATCCAGCACCTGTGGTTCATCGACCTGGAGGCACGCACACTCACCGTGAGCGCGCTGCACGATGGGCGCTGGGCGGAGGTGGGCGTGTATGGCGACGACGATGTCATCCGCGCGGCGCCGTTCGACGCCATCGAGCTGCGGCTGGGCGAGTGGTGGCCGGTGACCGATGCGACCTGA